From Triticum urartu cultivar G1812 chromosome 2, Tu2.1, whole genome shotgun sequence, a single genomic window includes:
- the LOC125536111 gene encoding myb-related protein Hv33-like, translating into MHYMTPDRGGPFSQGEEDLIIHLHSIRGNKWSQIAAQLPGRTNNEVKNFWNTIIKKKLRQRRIDPAIHKPLAHAGAAAAATPVTRTAVFSEAELILSSPVGTQPMPPLVSAESYVYSRGSMDGAGGAHAALGGCSDDGSLSSLSGYNNNQTADFPGYLDADALHGAVIPSVWSSRTLNWMAGVSPGGAVNTNATTDELCCNNNDPGNRGSGFESSTTQSSSHHHLPDQ; encoded by the coding sequence ATGCACTACATGACGCCGGACCGAGGTGGGCCCTTCTCGCAGGGGGAGGAGGACCTCATCATCCACCTCCACTCCATCCGGGGCAACAAGTGGTCTCAGATCGCCGCGCAGCTGCCCGGGCGCACCAACAACGAGGTCAAGAACTTCTGGAACACCATCATCAAGAAGAAGCTCCGCCAGCGCCGCATCGACCCTGCCATCCACAAGCCGCTCGCTCACGCCGGCGCTGCCGCTGCCGCCACGCCCGTCACCCGCACTGCCGTATTCAGCGAGGCCGAGCTGATACTGTCGTCGCCCGTGGGGACGCAGCCCATGCCGCCCCTGGTGTCGGCGGAGAGCTACGTGTACAGCCGGGGCAGCATGGACGGCGCTGGCGGTGCGCACGCCGCGTTGGGCGGGTGCAGCGATGACGGCTCCCTGTCGTCGCTGTCGGGGTACAACAACAACCAGACGGCGGACTTCCCCGGGTACCTGGACGCGGACGCGCTGCACGGCGCGGTGATCCCGTCGGTGTGGAGCTCCAGAACGCTGAACTGGATGGCGGGCGTGAGCCCGGGCGGCGCGGTCAACACCAACGCCACCACGGACGAGCTGTGCTGCAACAACAACGACCCGGGCAACAGAGGCAGCGGGTTCGAGTCGTCGACGACGCAGAGCAGCAGCCACCACCACCTGCCAGATCAATGA